From the Bacillus tuaregi genome, one window contains:
- a CDS encoding heavy metal translocating P-type ATPase, protein METKAEVLNRNETLTHESVWEKVKINGELLAALICGFFIVIGWLLDHNGYNTLSVITYITSFIIGGFAKAKEGIEATIENKELNVEMLMILAAIGSAVIGYWTEGCILIFIFALSGALETYTMNKSHKEISSLMELQPEEALRITNGLEERVSVAELNKGDYILIKPGERVPSDGTITRGTTTIDEAAITGESIPVTKQIQDTVFAGTVNLNGSITVEITKQANETLFQKIIELVQSAQSEKSPSQLFIERFEGNYVKIVLVTVLIMMFLPHFLLGWSWNETFYRAMVLLVVASPCALVSSIMPATLSAISNGAKHGILFKGGVHLENLNHIKAIAFDKTGTLTKGQPVVTDIIVQNGLDEKEVLHIVASIESHSNHPLANAIVKHAKETLNIELIHPDGIEDVPGFGVKAVINQVEWKIGKAGYIDLIDDAQQTKEIKKLESEGKTVVYVQRGKQLAAVIALKDVVREETKKAIDQLKAQGIYTIMLTGDSSSTAQAISAECHVDEYIAGCLPENKVEHVKKLKEKYGNVAMVGDGINDAPALATASVGIAMGGGTDVALETADVVLMKNDLPRISEAIRLSQRMNKIVKQNVIFSITVIILLISSNFLQAVDLPLGVIGHEGSTILVILNGLRLLRS, encoded by the coding sequence ATGGAAACGAAGGCCGAGGTCCTTAATAGGAATGAAACCTTAACACATGAGAGTGTTTGGGAAAAAGTTAAAATCAATGGGGAATTACTAGCAGCCCTCATTTGCGGGTTTTTCATTGTGATTGGCTGGCTTCTTGATCACAATGGATATAATACTCTATCTGTCATCACATATATCACATCATTTATTATCGGAGGTTTTGCAAAGGCAAAGGAAGGAATCGAAGCAACGATTGAGAATAAAGAGCTTAATGTTGAGATGCTTATGATTTTGGCTGCTATTGGCTCAGCTGTTATCGGCTATTGGACAGAAGGCTGTATCTTAATCTTTATTTTCGCTCTAAGCGGTGCATTAGAGACCTATACAATGAACAAAAGCCATAAAGAAATTTCCTCTTTGATGGAGCTGCAGCCCGAAGAAGCCTTGCGTATCACAAATGGACTCGAAGAGCGGGTCAGTGTAGCTGAGTTAAACAAGGGTGACTATATTCTCATTAAGCCAGGAGAAAGGGTACCTTCCGATGGAACAATCACGAGAGGAACAACGACTATTGATGAAGCAGCTATTACAGGTGAATCCATACCAGTAACGAAACAAATTCAGGATACGGTTTTTGCAGGTACTGTGAATTTAAACGGCTCTATTACAGTCGAGATTACGAAACAGGCAAATGAAACACTCTTTCAAAAGATCATTGAATTAGTACAATCAGCTCAAAGTGAAAAGTCTCCTTCACAGTTATTTATTGAACGCTTTGAAGGAAATTATGTAAAAATTGTCCTTGTGACAGTCCTAATCATGATGTTTCTTCCACATTTCTTACTTGGCTGGAGCTGGAACGAGACCTTTTACAGGGCAATGGTTTTGCTTGTTGTCGCTTCACCATGTGCACTTGTCTCCTCTATTATGCCTGCGACTCTATCAGCCATCTCAAACGGAGCTAAACATGGGATTTTATTTAAAGGCGGTGTTCACCTCGAAAATTTAAATCACATCAAGGCAATCGCCTTCGATAAAACAGGGACCTTGACGAAAGGACAGCCAGTAGTAACCGATATTATTGTTCAAAATGGATTAGACGAGAAGGAAGTCCTGCATATTGTCGCTTCAATTGAAAGTCATTCCAATCATCCACTTGCGAATGCCATTGTAAAGCATGCTAAGGAGACTCTTAACATAGAGCTCATTCATCCTGATGGTATCGAGGATGTACCTGGCTTTGGTGTGAAAGCGGTCATTAATCAGGTGGAGTGGAAAATCGGTAAAGCTGGCTATATTGACCTTATAGATGATGCTCAACAAACTAAGGAAATTAAAAAGCTGGAATCAGAAGGAAAAACGGTTGTCTATGTCCAAAGAGGTAAACAGCTAGCTGCCGTGATTGCCTTAAAGGATGTTGTTCGTGAAGAAACGAAAAAGGCTATTGACCAATTAAAGGCGCAGGGAATCTATACGATTATGTTAACCGGTGACAGTTCAAGTACTGCACAGGCTATTTCCGCTGAATGCCATGTGGATGAATATATCGCTGGATGTCTGCCTGAAAATAAGGTGGAGCATGTCAAAAAACTAAAAGAGAAATATGGTAATGTTGCGATGGTCGGTGATGGAATTAATGATGCTCCTGCTTTAGCCACAGCTAGCGTAGGCATCGCGATGGGGGGCGGAACCGATGTTGCTCTTGAGACAGCAGATGTCGTCCTTATGAAAAATGATTTACCTCGAATATCAGAGGCGATTCGTCTTTCCCAGCGAATGAACAAAATCGTTAAACAAAATGTTATCTTTTCCATTACTGTCATTATTCTGTTGATTTCATCTAACTTTTTACAGGCAGTTGACTTGCCATTAGGTGTTATCGGTCATGAAGGAAGTACAATCCTAGTAATTTTAAACGGCTTGCGTTTATTGAGGTCATGA
- a CDS encoding YihY/virulence factor BrkB family protein yields the protein MKLLKHLWKNFLDDDVFGIAAQLSYFFLLSLFPLLIFLMTLFPYLPINQEDLLNLVRDFAPLGTIELIENHLEQVSKKNGALLSFGVIGTIWSASNGLNAIVKALNKAYGVKEERSFLRTRFMSIFLTFAMIVVILVALILPVFGKHIGMFLFAQFELSAQFIAVWNALRWLVSSVIIFVIFIGLYWLAPNKKVACRTAIPGAAFATIGWILTSFAFSFYVSNFGNYSATYGSIGAIIVLMVWLYISGIIIIIGGEVNAYFSSDSDC from the coding sequence ATGAAATTATTAAAGCATTTATGGAAGAACTTCCTAGATGATGATGTTTTTGGTATTGCAGCACAGCTATCTTATTTTTTCCTGCTTTCGCTATTCCCTCTACTTATTTTTTTAATGACTTTATTTCCCTATTTGCCAATAAATCAGGAAGACCTGCTCAATTTGGTTCGTGATTTTGCACCTCTAGGGACGATTGAATTGATTGAAAACCATTTAGAACAAGTGTCCAAAAAAAATGGCGCCCTTTTATCCTTTGGAGTTATCGGTACAATATGGTCTGCTTCAAATGGTTTAAATGCGATTGTGAAGGCGTTAAATAAAGCCTATGGGGTAAAAGAGGAACGTTCGTTTCTTAGAACAAGATTTATGTCCATTTTCCTAACATTTGCTATGATTGTGGTTATTTTAGTGGCTTTAATTCTTCCTGTATTTGGCAAGCATATTGGTATGTTTCTTTTTGCTCAGTTTGAGCTATCCGCTCAATTTATCGCTGTTTGGAATGCTTTACGCTGGCTTGTCAGCTCAGTCATCATCTTTGTTATTTTTATTGGTCTCTATTGGCTTGCTCCTAATAAAAAAGTTGCTTGCCGCACTGCGATACCAGGAGCTGCATTTGCTACAATCGGCTGGATTTTGACTTCCTTTGCCTTTTCCTTTTACGTGAGTAATTTCGGGAATTATTCTGCTACATACGGTAGTATAGGTGCCATTATTGTTTTGATGGTATGGTTATATATATCGGGAATTATTATTATTATCGGGGGAGAGGTTAATGCCTATTTCAGCTCCGATTCGGATTGCTGA
- a CDS encoding low molecular weight protein-tyrosine-phosphatase, producing the protein MVRVLFICLGNICRSPMAEAMFRDLVRKEGLEAVIKMDSAGTGDWHIGHPPHEGTREILKKNQISYKGLKARKVTSDDLSYDYIIGMDVENIKNIKKVGSIPSHVKVKRLLDFVEDKQEKNVPDPYYSGNFEEVYELVKEGTEKLLEEIKNNLKAKGEIE; encoded by the coding sequence ATGGTTCGAGTATTATTTATATGCCTTGGAAACATCTGTCGTTCGCCAATGGCAGAAGCTATGTTCCGTGATCTCGTTAGAAAGGAAGGGCTGGAGGCTGTAATAAAAATGGATTCTGCAGGAACGGGTGATTGGCATATTGGTCATCCACCGCATGAAGGAACGCGGGAAATTCTAAAGAAAAATCAAATTTCTTATAAGGGGTTAAAGGCTAGAAAGGTAACTAGTGATGATTTGAGCTATGATTATATTATTGGTATGGACGTAGAGAATATTAAAAATATAAAAAAGGTTGGCAGCATACCATCACATGTCAAGGTCAAACGTTTACTGGATTTTGTAGAAGACAAGCAGGAAAAGAATGTTCCTGATCCATACTATAGTGGGAATTTCGAAGAAGTTTATGAGCTTGTAAAAGAAGGTACGGAAAAGCTTCTGGAGGAAATAAAAAATAATTTAAAAGCCAAAGGAGAAATAGAATGA
- a CDS encoding DUF1128 domain-containing protein: MNLAEKSVENVEYMIEKIKEKLNVLNFGAIKPSHFDENMYEELKDIYDLVMKKSSFSPNEMQAIVEELGNLRKQ, translated from the coding sequence TTGAACCTAGCTGAAAAATCAGTTGAAAATGTGGAGTATATGATTGAGAAAATAAAAGAAAAATTAAATGTATTAAATTTCGGTGCTATTAAACCATCTCATTTTGATGAAAATATGTATGAAGAGCTAAAAGATATTTATGATTTAGTTATGAAGAAAAGCTCCTTTAGTCCAAATGAAATGCAGGCCATTGTGGAAGAGCTTGGCAACTTAAGAAAGCAATAA
- the map gene encoding type I methionyl aminopeptidase, with the protein MIILKSEREIEKMKKAGEILASVHKQLAKMIKPGVTTWEIEEFVDKYLKKQGATPEQKGYRGYQYATCASINDEICHGFPRKEPLKTGDIVTIDMVVNYNGALADSAWSYAVGEVSEENQRLLDVTKKALYVGIEQAKVGNRIGDIGHAIQTYVEGEGFSVVRDFIGHGIGNAIHEKPDVPHYGLPGKGPRIKEGMVFTIEPMVNVGTYRMKMDNNGWTSRTEDGKNSAQYEHTIAITKNGPIIITDQEEA; encoded by the coding sequence ATGATTATTTTGAAATCAGAGAGGGAAATTGAAAAAATGAAAAAGGCTGGTGAAATCCTTGCTTCTGTCCATAAGCAGTTGGCAAAAATGATTAAACCAGGTGTGACGACATGGGAAATTGAAGAATTCGTAGATAAATATCTAAAAAAACAAGGTGCAACACCGGAGCAAAAAGGTTATCGAGGATATCAATATGCGACTTGTGCCAGTATTAATGATGAAATCTGCCACGGATTTCCGAGAAAGGAACCATTAAAAACAGGGGATATTGTAACCATTGATATGGTGGTTAATTACAATGGTGCACTTGCCGATTCAGCTTGGTCTTATGCAGTTGGGGAAGTATCTGAGGAAAATCAAAGACTGCTGGATGTTACGAAAAAAGCACTTTATGTTGGAATTGAACAGGCAAAGGTTGGTAATCGTATCGGTGATATTGGTCATGCGATTCAAACCTATGTAGAAGGAGAAGGCTTCTCGGTTGTTCGTGATTTTATTGGCCATGGAATCGGAAATGCGATTCATGAAAAACCAGACGTTCCTCATTATGGCTTACCGGGGAAAGGCCCCCGTATTAAAGAAGGTATGGTCTTTACGATCGAGCCAATGGTGAATGTCGGTACCTACCGAATGAAGATGGATAATAATGGATGGACATCAAGAACAGAGGATGGTAAGAATTCTGCTCAATATGAGCATACCATTGCCATTACAAAAAATGGTCCAATCATTATAACGGACCAAGAGGAAGCATAA
- a CDS encoding helix-turn-helix domain-containing protein: MIGDRVKKIRQEKKISLSELALKAGVAKSYLSSLERNLQTNPSIQFLEKISSVLGVPVDSLIMEQPNKDELDSEWMKLVQEAMESGVSKEQFREFLEFSKWREQQKK, encoded by the coding sequence ATGATTGGTGATCGTGTAAAAAAAATTCGACAAGAAAAAAAGATATCATTATCGGAACTCGCTCTCAAAGCAGGAGTAGCAAAGTCCTACTTGAGTTCTCTGGAAAGAAATTTACAAACAAACCCTTCTATCCAATTTTTAGAAAAAATTTCATCTGTCCTTGGAGTACCAGTAGACAGTTTAATAATGGAACAACCTAATAAAGATGAATTAGATTCGGAATGGATGAAGCTGGTACAGGAAGCCATGGAGTCAGGTGTTTCAAAAGAACAATTCCGTGAGTTTCTCGAATTCAGCAAATGGAGAGAACAGCAGAAGAAATAA
- a CDS encoding anti-repressor SinI family protein codes for MSEGKEQSIEYDIEWLQLITEAKNLGIEIEEIRAFLNNQAHR; via the coding sequence GTGAGTGAGGGGAAGGAACAGAGTATAGAATATGACATCGAGTGGCTCCAGCTAATAACAGAAGCAAAAAATCTAGGCATTGAAATCGAAGAGATTAGAGCTTTCTTGAACAATCAAGCACATAGGTAA
- a CDS encoding helix-turn-helix domain-containing protein, with protein MMQNRIKKLRQLRGYSINELSIKAGISKSYLSYIERGIQKNPSLYILSKLASSLGTTVEDLLEENQASEANVNHLDEEWMALFSEAIKHGVTKKDFSLYIDFVKFTKLR; from the coding sequence ATGATGCAAAATCGAATTAAGAAGTTAAGACAATTAAGAGGGTATTCGATTAATGAGCTTTCAATAAAAGCAGGTATTTCCAAATCCTACTTAAGCTATATTGAAAGAGGCATTCAAAAGAATCCTTCCCTTTATATTCTTTCTAAACTAGCTAGCTCTTTAGGAACTACTGTAGAGGACCTGCTTGAAGAAAATCAAGCTTCTGAAGCAAATGTAAATCATTTGGATGAAGAATGGATGGCTCTTTTTTCAGAAGCTATTAAACACGGGGTTACGAAGAAGGATTTCTCACTTTATATAGATTTCGTTAAATTTACTAAGCTTCGTTGA
- the motB gene encoding flagellar motor protein MotB, producing the protein MSRRKKKKKGEEHINESWLLPYSDLLTLLVALFIVLFAGSSVDIQKFYSLSNAFSNELMTGGTGFFEYPGPVPGGNSGSSDGIEKEQKQDEEKGNNTEENPPELTEEQQAEQKRLEEIQGRVNSYVEENGLEDQLDTSLTIEGLSVRIRDNVLFDSGVAEVRVENINIAYEISKLLEMDIPRSVIVSGHTDNVPIKNARFDSNWELSVMRAVNFMKFLLENHNLNPERFSAKGYGEFQPIASNDTVEGRAQNRRVEILILPRDDETLR; encoded by the coding sequence ATGAGCAGGCGTAAAAAAAAGAAAAAAGGTGAAGAGCATATTAATGAATCATGGCTTCTCCCATATTCAGATTTATTAACCCTGCTTGTAGCATTATTTATTGTTCTTTTTGCTGGAAGCTCAGTTGATATTCAAAAATTTTATTCTTTATCAAATGCGTTCAGCAATGAATTAATGACAGGTGGAACAGGCTTTTTTGAATATCCAGGTCCGGTCCCAGGAGGAAATAGCGGTTCCTCTGATGGGATTGAAAAGGAACAAAAACAGGATGAGGAAAAAGGCAATAATACTGAAGAAAATCCGCCTGAACTAACAGAGGAACAACAAGCGGAACAAAAGCGTCTAGAGGAAATTCAAGGTCGGGTCAATTCCTATGTTGAAGAAAATGGACTGGAAGATCAGTTAGATACCTCTTTAACGATTGAAGGCTTATCTGTCAGAATAAGGGACAATGTATTGTTTGACTCAGGAGTTGCAGAAGTTCGAGTGGAGAATATCAATATTGCCTATGAAATATCAAAGTTGCTAGAAATGGATATACCTAGAAGTGTCATCGTCAGTGGACATACAGATAATGTTCCGATTAAAAATGCACGCTTTGACTCGAACTGGGAGCTCAGTGTAATGCGCGCAGTGAATTTTATGAAATTCCTGCTGGAGAATCACAATTTAAACCCAGAACGCTTCAGTGCAAAAGGATATGGAGAGTTTCAGCCGATTGCTTCAAATGATACGGTAGAAGGCAGGGCGCAAAATAGAAGAGTTGAGATCTTAATTCTACCAAGAGATGATGAAACGTTACGTTAA
- the motA gene encoding flagellar motor stator protein MotA, translated as MDLATIIGILLGVIAVGVGMVLKGVAVSSLANPAAFLIIIMGTVASVTVAFPMSELKRVPKLFGILFTEKKTTSYTELIKSFSDLAQLARKEGLLALEVKINEVEDPFLRNGLTLAVDGQSADYIRDVLTEEIEAMEERHESGALIFSQAGTYAPTLGVLGAVIGLIAALGNMNDTDALGHAIAAAFIATMLGIFTGYVLWHPFSNKLRRKSKIESQQKYMMIEGILSILEGEAPRIIEQKLASYLPASERSKFLEGVTKNEQA; from the coding sequence ATGGATTTAGCTACAATAATTGGGATTCTACTAGGGGTTATTGCGGTCGGGGTCGGAATGGTATTAAAAGGGGTAGCTGTATCTTCGTTGGCGAATCCGGCAGCTTTCCTAATTATTATTATGGGGACGGTTGCATCTGTTACAGTTGCATTTCCAATGTCAGAGTTAAAAAGAGTTCCTAAGCTGTTTGGTATTTTATTTACTGAGAAAAAAACAACGAGCTACACCGAGTTAATTAAATCATTTTCCGATTTAGCACAGCTAGCAAGAAAGGAAGGTCTGCTTGCCCTTGAAGTAAAGATAAACGAGGTTGAAGACCCTTTCCTTAGAAACGGTTTGACGCTGGCGGTTGATGGGCAATCTGCTGATTATATACGTGATGTTCTAACAGAGGAAATAGAAGCGATGGAAGAAAGACATGAATCAGGAGCCTTAATATTTTCACAGGCAGGAACATATGCCCCAACACTTGGCGTTTTAGGTGCTGTAATTGGTTTAATTGCTGCGCTTGGGAATATGAATGATACAGATGCTTTAGGTCATGCCATTGCAGCTGCATTTATTGCTACGATGCTAGGGATATTTACAGGCTATGTGCTATGGCATCCGTTCTCCAATAAACTAAGACGCAAATCAAAAATTGAGTCACAGCAAAAGTATATGATGATTGAAGGAATCTTATCCATTTTGGAAGGGGAAGCACCAAGAATCATTGAACAAAAGCTCGCCTCCTATCTTCCAGCGAGCGAAAGAAGTAAATTTCTTGAAGGTGTGACGAAGAATGAGCAGGCGTAA
- a CDS encoding DNA topoisomerase III produces MAKSVVIAEKPSVARDIARVLNCNQKGNGYLEGNKYIVTWALGHLVTLADPESYDVKFKSWKLEDLPMLPERLKLTVIKQTGKQFNAVKSQLLRKDVNEIIVATDAGREGELVARWIIDKVKVNKPIKRLWISSVTDKAIKDGFANLKPGKAYDNLYASAVARSEADWYIGLNATRALTTKFNAQLNCGRVQTPTVAMIAAREDEIKNFKSQTYYGIEAQTTEALKLTWQDTKGNSRSFDKEKIEGIVNKLGKKNAQVTEVEKKPKKSFSPGLYDLTELQRDANKIFGYSAKETLNIMQKLYEQHKVLTYPRTDSRFISSDIVPTLQERLKACGIGEFRTLTTKVLRKPIKVSKSFVDDSKVSDHHAIIPTEEYVNYSAFTDKERKIYDLVIKRFLAVLFPAFEYEQLTLRARIDDENFVAKGKTILSLGWKEVYGNRFEEDEAGDDLKEQVLPRIEKGDTLNVKLIMQTSGQTKPPARFNEATLLSAMENPVKYMDTKNKQLVDTLKSTGGLGTVATRADIIDKLFNSFLIEKRGKDIHLTSKGRQLLDLVPEELKSPALTAEWEQKLDQIAHGKLKKDVFIGQMINYTKEIVAEIKDSNKKYKHDNISTKSCPDCGKPMLEVNGKKGKMLVCQDRECGHRKNVSRVTNARCPQCRKKLELRGEGEGQIFVCKCGHREKLSVFQERRKKESAGKVDKRTVQKYLKNQDKEAEPINNALAEALKGLKFD; encoded by the coding sequence ATGGCAAAAAGTGTTGTGATTGCTGAAAAGCCATCTGTTGCACGGGATATCGCTCGTGTATTAAATTGTAATCAAAAAGGAAATGGATATCTTGAAGGCAATAAATACATTGTTACGTGGGCCCTTGGGCACCTGGTCACACTTGCGGATCCGGAAAGCTATGATGTGAAATTTAAATCATGGAAATTGGAAGATCTGCCGATGCTACCTGAACGCTTGAAATTGACTGTCATTAAGCAGACAGGCAAGCAATTCAATGCAGTGAAAAGTCAGTTGCTTCGAAAGGATGTCAATGAAATCATAGTGGCGACAGATGCCGGAAGAGAGGGAGAGCTAGTTGCCCGCTGGATTATTGATAAAGTAAAAGTCAATAAACCGATTAAACGTCTCTGGATTTCATCTGTTACAGATAAAGCGATCAAAGACGGCTTTGCAAACCTAAAGCCTGGTAAAGCCTATGACAATTTATATGCTTCAGCTGTCGCACGCTCTGAAGCTGATTGGTATATCGGCCTTAATGCAACACGTGCATTAACAACGAAATTCAATGCTCAGCTAAACTGCGGTCGTGTCCAAACACCAACGGTTGCAATGATTGCAGCACGTGAGGACGAAATCAAAAACTTCAAATCTCAAACCTATTATGGAATTGAAGCCCAGACAACGGAAGCATTAAAGCTGACCTGGCAGGATACAAAAGGGAATAGCCGCAGCTTTGATAAAGAAAAAATAGAGGGAATCGTGAACAAACTAGGCAAAAAAAATGCGCAGGTAACGGAAGTAGAGAAAAAGCCAAAGAAGTCGTTCTCACCGGGGCTTTATGACTTAACCGAATTGCAGCGTGATGCTAATAAAATATTTGGCTACTCTGCTAAAGAAACGCTGAATATTATGCAAAAGCTATACGAACAGCATAAAGTTTTAACGTATCCGCGGACGGACTCACGCTTTATTTCTTCAGATATCGTTCCAACACTTCAGGAGCGTCTGAAGGCTTGTGGGATTGGGGAATTCCGTACACTAACAACTAAGGTGTTAAGAAAGCCCATTAAGGTCTCTAAATCGTTTGTAGATGATAGCAAGGTGTCGGACCACCATGCCATTATTCCAACTGAAGAATACGTAAACTACTCAGCCTTCACGGATAAAGAACGTAAAATCTATGACCTAGTAATCAAACGCTTCCTAGCCGTATTGTTCCCGGCTTTTGAATACGAGCAACTAACCCTTCGTGCAAGGATCGATGATGAAAACTTTGTTGCTAAAGGAAAAACGATACTATCGCTGGGCTGGAAGGAAGTATACGGAAATCGCTTTGAAGAGGATGAAGCAGGAGACGATTTAAAGGAACAGGTGCTGCCACGGATTGAAAAAGGTGATACATTAAATGTCAAACTAATCATGCAAACATCAGGGCAGACAAAGCCGCCAGCACGTTTTAATGAGGCAACATTACTATCGGCAATGGAAAACCCTGTGAAATATATGGATACAAAAAACAAACAGCTTGTTGACACGTTAAAATCAACGGGAGGGCTGGGTACTGTTGCAACACGTGCAGATATCATTGACAAGCTTTTCAATTCGTTCTTAATTGAAAAGCGTGGTAAAGATATTCATCTGACCTCTAAGGGGCGTCAGCTGCTTGATTTAGTACCTGAGGAGCTAAAATCACCTGCTTTAACGGCAGAATGGGAACAAAAGCTTGACCAAATCGCTCACGGTAAGCTGAAAAAAGATGTATTTATCGGGCAAATGATTAACTATACAAAAGAAATAGTTGCTGAAATTAAAGATAGTAATAAAAAATATAAGCATGATAATATTTCTACAAAAAGCTGTCCTGACTGTGGAAAACCAATGCTTGAGGTAAACGGAAAAAAAGGTAAAATGCTTGTCTGTCAGGATCGTGAATGTGGACACCGCAAAAACGTCTCGCGTGTAACAAACGCACGTTGCCCACAATGCCGTAAAAAATTGGAGCTTCGTGGTGAGGGAGAAGGACAAATTTTTGTATGTAAATGTGGGCACCGTGAAAAGCTATCTGTTTTTCAGGAGCGGCGTAAAAAGGAATCTGCTGGCAAAGTAGACAAACGCACCGTTCAGAAGTATTTGAAAAACCAAGATAAAGAAGCGGAACCTATAAATAATGCTTTAGCAGAGGCCTTAAAGGGTCTGAAGTTTGATTAA
- a CDS encoding aminopeptidase codes for MSEFQQKLEKYAELAVKVGVNIQKGQTLVVNANLDSREFVRLIVKKAYETGAKDVIVNWSDDVVSRLKYDMAPDEVFLEYPEWRAKEQTSLAENGAAFMSILSSSPALLKGVNPERIANYQKAAGTALQQYRKYVQSDKISWTVIAAPSQGWADMVFPNEPEETRVEKLWDAIFTTVRVETEDPIAAWKQHDETLHKKVDYLNAKKYKKLHYTAPGTDLTIELPNKHIWCGAGSINEKGFEFMANMPTEEVFTVPVKTGVNGTVSSTKPLSYGGNIIDEFMLTFENGKIIDVKAKEGEDILKQLVATDEGSHYLGEVALVPYHSPISESNILFFNTLFDENASNHLAIGSAYAFCIEGGKTMSQDELQENGLNQSITHVDFMIGSDKMDIDGITEDGKVEPVFRNGNWAF; via the coding sequence GTGAGTGAATTCCAACAGAAATTAGAAAAATATGCAGAGCTGGCCGTTAAGGTTGGGGTCAATATCCAAAAAGGACAGACACTTGTCGTCAATGCCAATTTAGATTCCCGTGAGTTTGTACGTCTAATTGTGAAAAAGGCATACGAAACCGGAGCCAAGGATGTCATTGTCAATTGGAGCGATGATGTAGTATCGAGATTAAAATACGACATGGCACCTGATGAGGTTTTCTTAGAATATCCTGAGTGGCGGGCAAAGGAACAGACGTCTCTGGCGGAGAATGGAGCTGCCTTCATGTCCATCCTTTCTTCCAGCCCTGCCTTATTAAAAGGTGTTAATCCGGAAAGAATCGCTAATTACCAAAAGGCAGCTGGTACTGCATTACAGCAATACCGCAAGTATGTTCAATCCGATAAAATTAGCTGGACCGTTATTGCCGCACCGTCTCAAGGCTGGGCAGATATGGTATTTCCTAATGAACCAGAGGAAACAAGAGTAGAGAAGCTTTGGGATGCCATCTTTACAACAGTGAGAGTCGAGACAGAGGACCCGATTGCTGCGTGGAAGCAGCATGATGAAACCTTACATAAAAAAGTAGACTATTTAAATGCCAAGAAATATAAGAAGCTCCACTATACTGCTCCTGGAACCGATTTAACCATCGAGCTCCCAAACAAGCATATCTGGTGTGGAGCAGGCAGCATTAATGAAAAGGGCTTTGAATTCATGGCCAATATGCCGACAGAAGAGGTATTTACCGTACCCGTCAAAACAGGAGTAAATGGAACGGTTTCAAGTACAAAACCATTAAGCTATGGCGGTAACATCATTGATGAATTTATGTTAACTTTTGAAAATGGAAAAATCATTGATGTTAAGGCGAAGGAAGGCGAGGATATTTTAAAGCAACTTGTTGCTACAGATGAAGGATCTCATTATTTAGGTGAAGTAGCACTTGTGCCTTATCACTCACCTATTTCAGAATCAAATATCCTGTTTTTCAACACATTATTTGATGAAAATGCTTCTAACCACTTGGCTATCGGAAGCGCTTATGCTTTTTGTATTGAAGGCGGCAAAACGATGTCACAGGACGAATTGCAAGAAAACGGCTTAAATCAAAGTATTACACATGTAGACTTTATGATTGGCTCAGACAAAATGGACATTGACGGAATTACAGAGGACGGGAAGGTTGAACCTGTATTTAGAAACGGTAACTGGGCTTTTTAA